One segment of Ruficoccus amylovorans DNA contains the following:
- a CDS encoding LacI family DNA-binding transcriptional regulator, giving the protein MKKAVTIRSVAEHVGLSIASVSAILSNRHVERRMAPQTVERVLKVAKELGYVPNLAGRRLRSLQGDVRQIDLAIITSYEAPLALVSQIVKVLQGEVDKLAGPLLQFNLSIEMFHAGSLSQTQALLDASRYNGALIANTLPADDEFLAKTRLSYPVVLIGRRVSGCSCIFETLGHVGRNAASILMEAGAKHPAILYSGMQTQSIADRIQAFSQECLSSLDKEPTQIVSESFDSAATFEAMRSFLRSGAQLDGLFATTDSLAAGAYRALREAGLQIGSDVAVVSVGDSEFVDFFDPPLTTLVGQNYKLLERAATVLLQHVTGTRSEVLQVGITPLPVINESSRLLA; this is encoded by the coding sequence CATGTGGAACGCCGCATGGCACCGCAAACCGTGGAGCGCGTGTTAAAGGTAGCCAAGGAACTGGGCTACGTGCCGAATCTTGCCGGTCGGCGTCTGCGTTCACTACAGGGGGATGTTCGCCAAATCGATCTTGCAATCATCACCAGTTACGAAGCTCCACTGGCACTGGTCAGCCAGATAGTCAAGGTCTTGCAAGGAGAGGTGGATAAACTCGCCGGACCGCTATTGCAGTTTAATTTGTCCATTGAGATGTTCCATGCTGGCAGCCTGAGCCAGACTCAGGCACTACTGGACGCCAGCCGCTACAACGGGGCACTGATTGCCAACACCCTGCCGGCAGACGACGAGTTCCTCGCCAAAACCCGCCTGTCGTATCCTGTGGTGCTGATCGGGAGGCGTGTCAGCGGGTGCAGTTGCATCTTTGAGACACTGGGGCATGTCGGGCGCAATGCCGCTTCGATCCTTATGGAGGCCGGGGCAAAGCATCCAGCAATCCTGTACAGCGGCATGCAGACCCAGTCGATTGCCGATCGCATCCAGGCATTTTCGCAAGAGTGCCTCTCAAGTCTGGACAAGGAGCCAACACAGATCGTGAGCGAGAGCTTTGACTCTGCTGCAACGTTTGAAGCCATGCGCTCCTTCCTGCGCAGCGGAGCACAACTGGATGGCCTGTTTGCGACGACAGACAGCCTTGCCGCCGGAGCATACCGTGCCCTGCGCGAGGCCGGTTTACAGATTGGTAGTGATGTGGCGGTTGTCAGCGTGGGCGACAGCGAATTTGTAGACTTCTTCGACCCGCCGCTGACGACGCTCGTTGGCCAGAACTACAAGCTGCTGGAGCGCGCCGCCACCGTCCTGCTTCAGCACGTAACCGGCACCCGCAGTGAGGTATTGCAGGTAGGGATTACGCCGCTGCCGGTGATTAATGAATCCTCCCGCCTACTGGCTTGA